Within Vannielia litorea, the genomic segment TGGACGCCCTGAGGGAGGTGCTGGAGCGCGGCGAGGTTTCGACCGACCGCACCGGAACCGGCACGGTCAGCGCCTTCGGGCTGCAGACGCGCTATGACCTGTCGAAGAGCTTTCCGCTCGTGACCACCAAGAAGCTGCATCTGCGGTCGATCATTCATGAGCTGCTGTGGTTTCTCTCGGGCGATACCAATATCCGGTATCTGAAGGAGAACGGTGTGAGCATCTGGGACGAGTGGGCCGACGAGAACGGCGACCTCGGCCCGGTCTATGGCCGCCAGTGGCGGGATTTTCCGCGGCTGGTGCCGACCGATGCGGTGGCCAACGGGCAGAGGCTCTACGAGCGGCGCTCGGTGGACCAGATCGCCACGCTGGTGGAACGGACAAAGGCGACGCCCGACTCGCGGCGGCTGATCGTGAGCGCCTGGAACCCCGGCGAGGTGGACGAGATGGCGCTGCCGCCCTGCCACACGCTCTGGCAGGTGCGGGTGCTGGGCGGAAAGTTGCATCTGCAGCTCTACCAGCGCAGCGCCGACATGTTTCTGGGCGTGCCGTTCAACATTGCGAGCTACGCGCTGCTGGCGGTGATGCTGGCCCATGTGACGGGCTACGAGCCGGGCGAGTTTGTCCATTCGATTGGCGACGCGCATATCTACTCCAACCACATGGAGCAGGTGCGCGAGCAGTTGAGCCGGGCGCCGCGGGAGCTGCCGACGTTGCGGCTGGCGCGGGATG encodes:
- a CDS encoding thymidylate synthase; the protein is MGESVRQYLDALREVLERGEVSTDRTGTGTVSAFGLQTRYDLSKSFPLVTTKKLHLRSIIHELLWFLSGDTNIRYLKENGVSIWDEWADENGDLGPVYGRQWRDFPRLVPTDAVANGQRLYERRSVDQIATLVERTKATPDSRRLIVSAWNPGEVDEMALPPCHTLWQVRVLGGKLHLQLYQRSADMFLGVPFNIASYALLAVMLAHVTGYEPGEFVHSIGDAHIYSNHMEQVREQLSRAPRELPTLRLARDVKSLFDFRYEDFVIEGYDPAPAIKAPVAV